From the Cucurbita pepo subsp. pepo cultivar mu-cu-16 chromosome LG05, ASM280686v2, whole genome shotgun sequence genome, one window contains:
- the LOC111795809 gene encoding probable protein phosphatase 2C 52 yields MGICLSTGNQCSCNGGANGERISGSCLGIRVSGRIERKRTFSDHTFSIQHLNSIPNRLVYNGKTRNSCIFTQQGRKGINQDAMVVWEDFISDGAIFCGVFDGHGPHGHVVARKVRDVLPRKLESSWESSQLKHNRSDRTSCFRWSQKNSADGERHDMDGSQEDKSSSLWRKAFLKSYKAMDKELKSHPKVDCFCSGCTAVTLVKQGSDLFVGSIGDSRAILGSKDSSDSPVATQLTVDLKPDLPREAERIKKCKGRVFALQDEPEVPRVWLPFDNAPGLAMARAFGDFCLKDYGVISIPEFSHRVLTDNDLFVVLASDGVWDVLSNQEVVEIVHSAPTRSSAARMVVDSAAHEWKLKYPTSKMDDCAVVCLFLDGKMDSNSENEEQSLATLQTDEMDNTENSDEEQRLEPSLQRNNTVRSSEEKEQIGGRSSQSEENGESICAKDENWLGLEGVTRVNSLIQLPRFSCTKNIVEEGCNGG; encoded by the exons ATGGGGATCTGTTTGTCTACTGGCAATCAGTGTAGCTGCAATGGGGGAGCCAATGGAGAGAGGATCTCTGGATCCTGTTTGGGGATTAGAGTTTCTGGCCggattgaaagaaaaagaacattttCAGATCATACTTTTTCTATTCAGCATTTGAATTCTATACCGAATAGGCTTGTTTATAACGGGAAGACTCGAAATTCTTGCATTTTCACTCAGCAGGGTCGGAAGGGGATAAATCAGGATGCCATGGTTGTGTGGGAA GACTTCATATCAGATGGTGCAATTTTTTGTGGGGTATTTGATGGTCACGGCCCTCATGGTCATGTCGTTGCACGAAAGGTTAGAGATGTTCTTCCAAGAAAGCTGGAGTCATCCTGGGAGTCATCTCAGTTAAAGCATAATAGATCAGATAGAACTTCTTGTTTCCGGTGGAGTCAGAAGAATTCAGCAGATGGTGAACGACACGACATGGATGGTTCGCAGGAGGATAAATCAAGTTCTTTATGGAGAAAAGCTTTTCTCAAATCATATAAAGCCATGGATAAGGAGCTCAAATCTCATCCCAAAGTGGACTGTTTCTGCAGTGGTTGTACTGCAGTCACTTTGGTTAAGCAG GGTTCCGATCTATTCGTGGGAAGTATCGGGGATTCTCGAGCAATTCTCGGATCGAAAGATAGCAGTGATTCGCCTGTAGCAACCCAATTGACAGTAGATCTAAAGCCTGATTTACCCA GAGAAGCTGAAAGGATAAAGAAGTGTAAAGGAAGGGTGTTTGCATTGCAAGATGAACCAGAAGTGCCAAGAGTGTGGCTGCCATTCGACAATGCACCTGGCTTAGCCATGGCTCGAGCGTTTGGCGACTTCTGTTTGAAGGACTATGGAGTTATCTCTATTCCCGAATTTTCGCACCGTGTGCTTACAGATAACGATCTGTTTGTTGTCCTTGCTTCCGATGGG GTTTGGGACGTATTGAGCAACCAAGAGGTGGTTGAGATAGTTCATTCTGCCCCAACTCGCTCATCGGCAGCTCGGATGGTGGTAGACTCGGCTGCTCATGAATGGAAGCTCAAGTACCCTACTTCAAAAATGGACGACTGTGCAGTCGTTTGCTTATTCTTGGACGGGAAAATGGATTCAAAttcagaaaatgaagaacaatctCTTGCAACTCTTCAAACCGATGAAATGGATAACACGGAAAATTCAGATGAAGAGCAGAGGTTGGAGCCAAGTTTACAGAGGAACAATACGGTCCGATCATCGGAAGAAAAAGAGCAAATCGGAGGGCGATCTTCACAAAGCGAAGAGAATGGAGAATCAATCTGTGCTAAAGATGAGAATTGGTTAGGATTGGAGGGTGTAACGAGAGTAAACTCCCTGATTCAACTTCCTAGATTTTCTTGTACTAAGAACATAGTTGAAGAAGGTTGTAATGGCGGATGA
- the LOC111795254 gene encoding protein ULTRAPETALA 1-like isoform X1, with amino-acid sequence MANGVEREVGLSIFSDEELSEMSGIKRSGDHIEVTCGCTSHRYGDAVGRLRVFLNGDLEITCECTPGCQEGKLTPAAFEKHSGRETARKWKNNVWVIVNGEKVPLYKTVLLKYYNQSSKTGNGSSRSQNGRVVHRDEFFRCSRCSKERRFRLRLKEECRAYHDALADMDWKCSDWPYDKITCDDDEERASRKVYRGCTRSPTCKGCTSCVCFGCETCRFSDCSCQTCIDFTRNAKA; translated from the exons ATGGCGAATGGAGTAGAAAGAGAAGTGGGGTTGAGCATTTTTAGCGATGAGGAGCTGAGTGAAATGAGTGGGATTAAACGAAGTGGAGACCATATAGAGGTTACCTGCGGATGTACGAGCCACAGATATGGTGATGCTGTAGGGAGGCTTAGGGTTTTTCTTAATGGTGACCTTGAAATCACCTGCGAGTGCACCCCTGGTTGTCAGGAAg GGAAGCTGACACCAGCTGCATTTGAAAAGCATTCTGGAAGAGAGACAGctagaaaatggaagaacaatGTCTGGGTCATAGTTAATGGGGAAAAGGTTCCGCTTTATAAGACGGTGTTACTCAAATACTACAACCAGTCATCAAAGACTGGTAATGGGTCAAGTAGATCCCAAAATGGACGAGTCGTTCATCGTGACGAATTTTTTCGCTGTAGTAGGTGCAGCAAGGAACGTAGATTCCGTCTTCGGCTGAAGGAAGAATGTCGGGCTTACCATGATGCCTTAGCAGACATGGATTGGAAGTGTTCAGATTGGCCTTATGATAA AATAACATGTGATGACGATGAAGAACGAGCAAGTCGCAAGGTTTATAGAGGCTGCACTCGTTCGCCGACTTGTAAGGGGTGCACTTCGTGTGTGTGCTTCGGGTGTGAGACATGCCGTTTCTCAGATTGCAGCTGCCAGACCTGCATTGACTTCACAAGAAATGCAAAAGCTTGA
- the LOC111795254 gene encoding protein ULTRAPETALA 1-like isoform X2 — MALRLLLALVLVLGAFLFSSRIVLLGYCVLHLISASVPCVWQRKLTPAAFEKHSGRETARKWKNNVWVIVNGEKVPLYKTVLLKYYNQSSKTGNGSSRSQNGRVVHRDEFFRCSRCSKERRFRLRLKEECRAYHDALADMDWKCSDWPYDKITCDDDEERASRKVYRGCTRSPTCKGCTSCVCFGCETCRFSDCSCQTCIDFTRNAKA, encoded by the exons ATGGCGCTGCGGCTGCTTTTGgctttggttttggttttgggtGCTTTTCTCTTTAGCTCACGCATTGTTTTGCTTGGTTACTGTGTTCTTCATTTGATTTCAGCATCTGTTCCTTGTGTTTGGCAGA GGAAGCTGACACCAGCTGCATTTGAAAAGCATTCTGGAAGAGAGACAGctagaaaatggaagaacaatGTCTGGGTCATAGTTAATGGGGAAAAGGTTCCGCTTTATAAGACGGTGTTACTCAAATACTACAACCAGTCATCAAAGACTGGTAATGGGTCAAGTAGATCCCAAAATGGACGAGTCGTTCATCGTGACGAATTTTTTCGCTGTAGTAGGTGCAGCAAGGAACGTAGATTCCGTCTTCGGCTGAAGGAAGAATGTCGGGCTTACCATGATGCCTTAGCAGACATGGATTGGAAGTGTTCAGATTGGCCTTATGATAA AATAACATGTGATGACGATGAAGAACGAGCAAGTCGCAAGGTTTATAGAGGCTGCACTCGTTCGCCGACTTGTAAGGGGTGCACTTCGTGTGTGTGCTTCGGGTGTGAGACATGCCGTTTCTCAGATTGCAGCTGCCAGACCTGCATTGACTTCACAAGAAATGCAAAAGCTTGA
- the LOC111794328 gene encoding uncharacterized protein LOC111794328, producing the protein MILDKGSALQSNLGCFLHCTTPLVNSQFLPKSEIRNLNRLWHPWERERVEYFTLADLWNCYDEWSAYGAGVPIAVNNGETLVQYYVPYLSAIQIFTSNSTINGFRDECGDSETRDSFSDSCSDESESEKLWRWDGSSSEEGGGLLEQDSPLSLSDRLGYLYFQYFERSTPYGRVPLMDKINELARRYPGLMTLRSVDLSPASWMAVAWYPIYHIPMGRTIKDLSTCFLSYHTLSSSFQDMDVEDEFESGERKRKEGEEMALRAFGLATYKMQGSVWISGNYGRDQERVVSLLSVADSWLKQLRVQHHDFNYFTGMIRRG; encoded by the exons ATGATTCTTGACAAAGGGTCAGCACTGCAATCCAATTTGGGTTGCTTTCTTCATTGCACCACGCCCCTTGTCAATTCCCAATTCTTGCCCAAG aGTGAGATTAGGAATCTGAATCGTCTGTGGCATCcatgggagagagagagggttgAATATTTCACCCTCGCCGATCTCTGGAATTGTTACGACGAATGGAGCGCCTACGGCGCTGGCGTTCCCATCGCCGTCAACAACGGCGAGACCCTTGTTCAATACTACGTTCCTTATCTCTCTGCAATCCAAATCTTCACCAGCAACTCCACCATCAATGGTTTCAG AGATGAGTGTGGTGACAGTGAAACAAGGGATTCGTTCAGTGATTCATGCAGCGATGAGAGTGAAAGTGAAAAACTATGGAGATGGGATGGAAGCTCATCGGAagagggaggtggattgttagaACAAGACAGCCCTCTATCTCTCAGTGACAGATTGGGATACCTTTACTTTCAGTATTTCGAGAGATCAACTCCATACGGAAGAGTCCCACTAATGGATAAG ATCAATGAATTGGCTCGAAGATACCCTGGCCTGATGACATTGAGAAGCGTGGATCTTTCTCCTGCTAGTTGGATGGCTGTTGCCTG GTACCCAATTTACCATATTCCAATGGGGAGAACCATAAAGGATTTATCGACATGTTTTCTGTCTTACCATACGCTTTCATCTTCATTTCAAG ATATGGACGTAGAAGATGAGTTTGAGAGCGgagaaaggaagaggaaagaaGGGGAAGAGATGGCGCTGCGTGCATTTGGGCTAGCGACATACAAGATGCAAGGAAGCGTGTGGATATCTGGTAATTATGGGCGGGACCAAGAGCGAGTGGTGTCTCTTTTGAGCGTGGCGGATTCTTGGCTAAAGCAACTCAGGGTCCAGCACCATGACTTCAACTACTTTACGGGGATGATCCGTCGTGGCTAA
- the LOC111795253 gene encoding H/ACA ribonucleoprotein complex non-core subunit NAF1 produces the protein MVELSSNSTTASAPDGLLHASSKLKNSEPLPLDSFDSKPVDYSFADSFLDYDSLTDWIDEFTSPVMADAQTILPEAESHVNQLVEKSVPIVGEIQPIAQAEGEACGKSTDLNCIIEEGMSKVSLVIDGGSTGNIESDSREDDDDSDVESEGTSSASTSSDSSSSSGSSDDEKDEEESSSSSSSGDSSCDDDVETEENSVKADVHTEIGELEEGEISDADNEDKEASADDMVAWDGDGEELDEEEEAGPEGGPISSKNELKVLPPVPQVHATLQPHHQMVPVGVVLSIIGSQVIVEGVEKHNPLNEGSILWLTVARSPLGLVDEIFGPVKNPYYSVRYNSESEVPTGISSGTHVSFVLEFADYVLNNKDLYKKGYDASGANDEEVSDNEFSDDEKELEFKKMQKLAKRGMNDNQQINENRNNARKKKNNAKARKFGQRTFETPQEHDKSRNYGQAIPQQATVPEGSKFDQPAPQQVKMDMAHSFSNQNQHTGPPLAPFVYHGGYPNPSASEQRFINGPGVMPSFPPAFNPCFPPAMNGIRPAEMPFQFQQQQQQQNPLFPNGLPMTGMPWLLQNPVQQVPQPQMPMMNTFAGAPYPPGFVGTSSALPNPLTAVGAQGIHSGGVQFGQNQNMHPPTQQFNRPNPHPPVPFQGNVAPEQFNQGSSSNRGRKSYGRGGPHFRGRRGGGRQPR, from the exons ATGGTAGAGCTTTCATCCAACTCCACCACTGCGTCTGCGCCTGACGGCCTCCTTCACGCTTCTTCTAAGCTTAAGAACTCGGAGCCGCTTCCGCTTGACTCTTTTGATTCCAAGCCCGTCGATTACTCCTTTGCCGATTCCTTCCTTGATTACGATTCCTTAACCGACTGGATTGACGAATTTACATCTCCTGTTATGGCTGATGCACAAACGATTCTTCCTGAAGCGGAATCCCATGTGAATCAACTAGTCGAAAAGTCTGTTCCAATTGTTGGTGAAATTCAGCCGATTGCGCAGGCGGAAGGTGAGGCTTGTGGTAAGTCTACGGATTTGAATTGCATCATTGAGGAAGGGATGTCGAAGGTTAGTTTGGTTATTGATGGAGGAAGCACTGGGAACATTGAGTCGGATTCTCGAGAGGATGATGATGACAGTGACGTTGAGTCCGAGGGCACAAGTTCAGCTTCAACGTCTAGTGATAGTAGTAGCTCTAGCGGAAGCAGCGATGATGAAAAAGATGAGGAAGAAAGTTCATCGTCTTCAAGTAGCGGCGACAGCAGCTGCGATGATGATGTAGAGACGGAGGAGAACTCTGTAAAAGCGGATGTACACACAGAAATCGGTGAACTTGAAGAAGGTGAGATAAGTGACGCTGACAATGAAGACAAGGAGGCCTCTGCAGATGACATGGTTGCGTGGGATGGTGATGGTGAGGAActagacgaagaagaagaggctGGACCTGAGGGAGGTCCGATTAGTTCTAAAAACGAGCTTAAG GTTCTTCCTCCAGTTCCTCAGGTGCATGCAACGCTGCAGCCACACCACCAGATGGTACCTGTCGGAGTTGTTTTGTCC ATAATTGGCAGTCAAGTCATTGTAGAGGGTGTTGAGAAGCACAATCCTCTAAACGAAGGCTCTATCCTGTGGCTAACTGTAGCTAGATCCCCATTGGGGTTGGTAGACGAGATCTTTGGACCAGTAAAAAATCCTTATTATTCAGTAAGATACAATTCTGAAAGTGAAGTCCCTACTGGAATAAGTAGTGGCACTCACGTCTCCTTTGTTCTGGAGTTTGCCGATTATGTGCTCAACAACAAAGACCTGTACAAGAAGGGGTATGATGCATCTGGAGCGAATGATGAAGAGGTGTCCGACAACGAGTTTTCAGATGATGAGAAAGAGCTTGAGTTCAAGAAGATGCAAAAGCTGGCTAAGAGGGGTATGAATGACAACCAACAGATTAATGAGAACAGAAATAATgctaggaagaagaaaaacaatgcTAAAGCCAGGAAATTTGGTCAGCGGACATTTGAGACACCGCAGGAACATGACAAGTCCAGGAATTACGGCCAGGCCATACCCCAGCAAGCAACAGTTCCTGAAGGCAGCAAGTTTGATCAGCCAGCACCTCAGCAAGTAAAGATGGATATGGCTCACTCATTCTCCAATCAGAATCAGCACACTGGCCCTCCTTTGGCGCCGTTTGTATATCACGGTGGTTATCCAAACCCTTCAGCTTCTGAACAACGTTTTATCAATGGACCTGGTGTTATGCCATCATTTCCTCCAGCGTTCAACCCCTGCTTTCCCCCAGCAATGAACGGAATTAGGCCAGCAGAAATGCCATTTCAGtttcagcagcagcagcagcagcagaatCCATTATTTCCCAACGGTCTTCCAATGACTGGCATGCCCTGGCTATTACAGAATCCGGTACAGCAGGTGCCTCAGCCTCAAATGCCTATGATGAATACATTTGCTGGAGCTCCATATCCGCCGGGGTTTGTAGGTACATCATCCGCCCTACCTAATCCCCTCACAGCCGTTGGGGCACAAGGAATCCATTCCGGTGGAGTACAGTTTGGACAGAATCAAAACATGCACCCTCCAACACAGCAATTCAATCGTCCAAACCCGCACCCACCTGTACCATTCCAAGGAAATGTAGCACCAGAGCAATTCAACCAAGGCTCATCTTCGAACCGGGGAAGGAAATCGTATGGTCGAGGTGGACCTCATTTTAGAGGTAGAAGAGGAGGTGGGCGTCAACCAAGATGA
- the LOC111794730 gene encoding xanthohumol 4'-O-methyltransferase-like → MATKETEETEELLKGQAEIWKYMLCFADSMALKCAVELHLADIINSHGSPISLSQIASSIVASDPLATPEISYLSRIMRLLVRRNIFAVHHSSDGGEPLYGLTHSSKWLLRDAELTLAPMVLAELHKWLVDPWLCFSQGVKEGGDQFQKANALDIWSFASINPQFNQLFNNAMASTSKVIMKAILSVYQDGLSSIESLTDVGGGIGGVISEIVKAFPHIKGINYDLPHVISTAPPYQGVTHIGGDMFEAIPKADAVFMKWILHDWDDKECVRILKNCKKAIPEKTGKVILVEVILKADGADPFDDTRFYFDLLMLAHTNGRERTEKEWKNILEEAGFPRYRVIALPAITSIIEAYPS, encoded by the exons atggcaaccaaagaaacagaggaaacagAGGAGCTGCTTAAAGGCCAAGCAGAGATATGGAAATATATGCTCTGTTTTGCTGATTCAATGGCCTTAAAATGCGCCGTCGAGCTTCACTTAGCTGATATCATCAACTCTCATGGCTCTCCCATATCGCTATCTCAAATTGCTTCCTCCATTGTCGCCTCCGATCCCTTAGCCACCCCGGAGATCTCCTACCTCAGTCGAATCATGAGACTGTTGGTCCGTCGGAACATCTTCGCCGTTCACCACTCATCAGACGGCGGAGAGCCACTTTATGGACTGACCCACTCCTCCAAATGGCTCCTACGTGACGCCGAGCTCACCCTCGCTCCGATGGTGCTAGCGGAGCTTCACAAATGGTTGGTCGACCCATGGCTCTGTTTCTCCCAAGGCGTTAAAGAAGGCGGCGACCAATTCCAAAAAGCCAACGCCCTTGACATTTGGAGCTTCGCTTCCATAAACCCCCAATTCAACCAATTGTTCAACAACGCCATGGCTTCCACTTCCAAAGTCATCATGAAAGCGATTCTCTCCGTTTACCAAGATGGGCTCAGCTCGATTGAGTCACTAACCGACGTCGGCGGTGGAATCGGCGGCGTTATCTCAGAAATCGTCAAAGCATTCCCTCACATCAAGGGCATCAACTACGACCTGCCACACGTAATCAGCACAGCTCCGCCGTATCAAGGAGTGACCCACATCGGAGGGGACATGTTCGAAGCCATTCCCAAGGCCGATGCCGTGTTTATGAAG TGGATATTGCACGATTGGGATGACAAGGAGTGCGTGAGGATTCTTAAGAACTGCAAGAAAGCGATACCGGAGAAAACAGGGAAAGTGATTCTAGTAGAAGTGATTTTGAAGGCGGATGGAGCTGACCCATTTGACGATACTCGATTCTACTTTGATCTGTTAATGTTGGCGCATACCAATGGAAGAGAGAGGACAGAGAAGGAGTGGAAGAACATATTGGAAGAAGCTGGGTTTCCTCGATACAGAGTTATTGCTCTTCCTGCTATAACTTCCATTATTGAAGCTTATCCATCCTGA